Proteins encoded by one window of Gordonia jinghuaiqii:
- the ispG gene encoding flavodoxin-dependent (E)-4-hydroxy-3-methylbut-2-enyl-diphosphate synthase, with protein MNAPTSANAVPIGLGMPAGPPPVLAPRRKTRQLFVGSVGIGSDHPISVQSMTTTKTHDINATLQQIAELTASGCDIVRVACPRPEDAEALPIIARKSKIPVIADIHFQPKYIFAAIDAGCAAVRVNPGNIKEFDGRVKEVAKAAGDAGIPIRIGVNAGSLDKRILQKYGKATPEALVESALWEAGLFEEHGFGDIKISVKHNDPVIMVEAYRQLAAQCDYPLHLGVTEAGPAFQGTIKSAVAFGALLSEGIGDTIRVSLSAPPAEEIKVGDRILQSLNLRPRKLEIVSCPSCGRAQVDVYKLADEVTAGLEGMEVPLRVAVMGCVVNGPGEAREADLGVASGNGKGQIFVKGEVIKTVPEAQIVETLIEEALRIAEESGETEGDTHVGPPVVTVS; from the coding sequence ATGAACGCCCCGACTTCCGCGAACGCCGTGCCGATCGGACTCGGCATGCCCGCCGGACCGCCGCCGGTGCTCGCCCCGCGTCGCAAGACCCGGCAGTTATTCGTAGGCTCGGTCGGCATCGGCAGCGATCATCCGATCTCGGTGCAGTCGATGACCACCACCAAGACCCACGACATCAACGCCACCCTCCAGCAGATCGCGGAACTGACCGCGTCCGGTTGCGACATCGTGCGCGTGGCCTGCCCGCGTCCCGAGGACGCCGAGGCCCTGCCGATCATCGCCCGCAAGTCGAAGATCCCGGTGATCGCCGACATCCACTTCCAGCCCAAGTACATCTTCGCCGCGATCGACGCGGGATGCGCCGCGGTGCGCGTGAACCCGGGCAACATCAAGGAGTTCGACGGCCGCGTCAAAGAGGTCGCGAAGGCGGCGGGCGACGCGGGCATCCCCATCCGGATCGGCGTCAACGCCGGATCGCTCGACAAGCGCATCCTGCAGAAGTACGGCAAGGCCACCCCCGAGGCGCTGGTCGAATCGGCGCTGTGGGAGGCGGGGCTGTTCGAGGAGCACGGCTTCGGCGACATCAAGATCTCGGTCAAGCACAACGACCCGGTCATCATGGTCGAGGCCTACCGGCAGCTCGCGGCCCAGTGCGACTACCCGTTGCACCTCGGCGTCACCGAGGCCGGGCCGGCGTTCCAGGGCACCATCAAGTCGGCCGTGGCCTTCGGCGCGCTGCTGTCGGAGGGCATCGGCGACACCATCCGCGTGTCCCTGTCGGCGCCGCCCGCCGAGGAGATCAAGGTCGGCGACCGGATCCTGCAGTCGCTCAACCTGCGTCCGCGCAAGCTCGAGATCGTCTCGTGCCCGTCGTGCGGTCGCGCGCAGGTCGACGTCTACAAGCTCGCCGACGAGGTGACCGCAGGCCTCGAGGGCATGGAGGTCCCGCTGCGTGTGGCGGTCATGGGGTGTGTCGTGAACGGTCCGGGCGAGGCCCGCGAGGCCGACCTGGGCGTTGCCTCCGGCAACGGCAAGGGGCAGATCTTCGTCAAGGGCGAGGTCATCAAGACCGTTCCCGAGGCGCAGATCGTGGAGACATTGATCGAAGAAGCGCTGCGAATTGCCGAGGAGTCGGGAGAAACTGAAGGCGACACACACGTGGGCCCGCCCGTGGTGACCGTCTCGTAG
- the map gene encoding type I methionyl aminopeptidase, producing the protein MPVRSALTPGIVSPIRSVPDSIERPEYVWKPTVNEGHEPWVQTPETIEKMRIAGKIAANALAEAGKAVAPGVTTDELDAIAHEYMIDHGAYPSTLGYKDFPKSCCTSLNEVICHGIPDSTVIADGDIVNIDVTAYIHGVHGDTNATFLAGDVEQEVVDLVERTRIATERAIKAVKPGRELNVVGRVIESYANRFGYTVVRDFTGHGIGETFHNGLVVLHYDEPNVDTVLEPGMVFTIEPMINLGGLPWELWDDGWTVVTADRRWTAQFEHTLVVTDDGAEVLTVPDE; encoded by the coding sequence ATGCCAGTTCGTAGTGCCCTCACTCCCGGGATCGTCTCGCCCATCCGTTCCGTACCCGACTCCATCGAACGTCCCGAGTACGTGTGGAAGCCGACGGTCAACGAGGGACACGAGCCGTGGGTGCAGACCCCCGAGACCATCGAGAAGATGCGGATCGCAGGGAAGATCGCGGCCAACGCGCTCGCCGAGGCGGGCAAGGCCGTCGCCCCGGGCGTCACCACCGATGAGCTCGACGCGATCGCCCACGAGTACATGATCGATCACGGCGCGTACCCGTCGACGCTGGGCTACAAGGACTTCCCGAAGTCGTGCTGCACCTCGCTCAACGAGGTGATCTGCCACGGCATCCCGGATTCGACGGTGATCGCCGACGGCGACATCGTGAACATCGACGTGACCGCCTACATCCACGGCGTGCACGGCGACACCAATGCGACCTTCCTCGCCGGCGATGTCGAGCAGGAGGTCGTCGACCTCGTGGAGCGCACCCGCATCGCGACCGAGCGGGCCATCAAGGCCGTCAAGCCGGGCCGCGAGCTCAACGTCGTCGGGCGGGTCATCGAGTCCTACGCCAACCGGTTCGGATACACCGTCGTCCGCGACTTCACCGGGCACGGCATCGGCGAGACCTTCCACAACGGACTCGTCGTGCTGCACTACGACGAGCCGAACGTCGACACCGTCCTCGAACCGGGCATGGTGTTCACCATCGAGCCGATGATCAATCTCGGTGGCCTGCCCTGGGAGCTGTGGGACGACGGCTGGACGGTGGTCACCGCCGACCGTCGCTGGACCGCCCAGTTCGAGCACACCCTGGTCGTCACCGACGACGGCGCCGAGGTCCTCACAGTTCCAGACGAGTGA
- a CDS encoding protein kinase domain-containing protein, with amino-acid sequence MDVTEPGSLFAGYRVLSLLGRGGMGQVWLVEHPTLGRREALKIISPDPSDPSFHERFRNEARTAAALDHPGIVTVYTHGVENGSPWFSMTYLDGDDLTGAGPLPIDDVVAIVGKVGDALDYAHGRRVIHRDIKPANIVVSRDRDGRISRVTVLDFGIARLIDGAKLTATNLFVGTLAYAAPELLTGEAAVPASDQYALACTTFQLLTGRQPFPGSTPMALISGHINSPVPRISDHVPGLAALDPVFVRAMAKNPADRFASCSAFAAALTRAAVHTPAVRTPAVTPAPALAPTYQNHTPPPPFRGHQAPPVPSTVHRAGPFVPPGHQLPGYQPPGPPYPVHPMGPGGRPPGSGSGRRTAWIVASVLGVVLLVAGIVGTAVALSGSDSGPATPPVAGSTPPGTGGSTPAPGADGGFASIASSGETTCAVRGGELFCWGGNERGTIGDGTTTDQTRPVRINGIDDVSAVSMGGLGTTCAIGSGDLYCWGYGIGEPGREVTTPTRVPGLSDVTAVSVGLSICAISDGDAYCWRNNTRGQVGNGSTGSVDVPTRVAGLSNVTAVSTSHTTSCAIASGSAYCWGNNADGQIGDGTTTDRLTPTRVSGVGTPTSISTSLYSTCAVGDGAVYCWGQNDAGQLGDGTEQSRTTPRRIDVRGATEVSTAPYGGCAAAGGSAYCWGSRSTLPDRSPDRVNGLSGVSTVTTGSANVCAVAASKMYCWGLNGDGQLGNGTTTTSSEPQPVRFPA; translated from the coding sequence GTGGATGTCACCGAACCCGGTTCGTTGTTCGCCGGGTATCGCGTCCTCTCGTTGCTCGGACGCGGTGGCATGGGCCAGGTCTGGCTCGTCGAACATCCCACGCTGGGCCGCCGGGAGGCCCTCAAGATCATCTCGCCCGACCCCTCGGACCCGAGCTTCCACGAGCGCTTCCGCAACGAGGCGCGTACCGCCGCGGCGCTCGATCATCCCGGCATCGTGACGGTGTACACCCACGGCGTGGAGAACGGCAGCCCGTGGTTCTCCATGACCTACCTCGACGGCGACGACCTCACCGGCGCCGGACCACTGCCGATCGACGATGTCGTCGCCATCGTCGGCAAGGTCGGCGATGCCCTGGACTACGCGCACGGCCGGCGAGTCATCCACCGCGACATCAAACCGGCGAACATCGTCGTCTCCCGGGATCGCGACGGTCGGATCTCGCGGGTCACCGTGCTGGATTTCGGCATCGCGCGGCTCATCGACGGCGCCAAGCTCACCGCCACCAACCTCTTCGTCGGCACCCTGGCCTATGCCGCACCCGAACTCCTCACCGGTGAGGCCGCGGTCCCCGCGTCCGACCAGTACGCACTCGCGTGCACCACGTTCCAATTGCTCACCGGACGGCAGCCGTTCCCGGGTTCGACGCCGATGGCGCTGATCTCCGGCCACATCAACTCTCCGGTGCCACGCATCTCCGACCACGTCCCCGGCCTCGCCGCGCTGGACCCCGTCTTCGTGCGCGCCATGGCGAAGAACCCGGCCGACCGGTTCGCGTCCTGCTCGGCGTTCGCGGCCGCACTGACCCGCGCCGCCGTGCACACTCCCGCCGTCCGCACTCCCGCGGTCACCCCCGCCCCCGCCCTGGCGCCGACCTACCAGAACCACACCCCGCCACCACCGTTCCGCGGGCACCAGGCGCCACCGGTCCCCTCGACCGTCCACCGGGCCGGCCCCTTCGTCCCGCCCGGGCATCAACTGCCCGGATATCAACCACCCGGACCGCCATATCCCGTGCACCCGATGGGTCCGGGCGGACGGCCTCCGGGCTCGGGTTCGGGCAGACGCACGGCGTGGATCGTCGCGTCGGTGCTGGGAGTGGTCCTCCTCGTCGCCGGGATCGTCGGCACCGCGGTGGCTCTCAGCGGCTCCGATTCCGGCCCCGCGACGCCACCGGTGGCAGGCTCGACGCCCCCGGGCACCGGCGGTTCGACGCCCGCACCGGGCGCCGACGGCGGCTTCGCGTCGATCGCCTCCAGCGGGGAGACCACCTGCGCGGTGCGCGGCGGTGAGCTGTTCTGCTGGGGCGGCAACGAGCGCGGCACCATCGGTGACGGCACCACCACCGATCAGACCCGACCCGTCCGGATCAACGGCATCGACGACGTCTCGGCGGTCAGCATGGGCGGACTCGGGACGACGTGCGCGATCGGTTCCGGCGACCTCTACTGCTGGGGATACGGGATCGGCGAGCCCGGCAGAGAAGTGACCACGCCGACCAGGGTTCCCGGCCTCTCCGACGTCACCGCCGTCTCGGTGGGTCTGTCGATCTGTGCGATCAGCGACGGCGACGCCTACTGCTGGCGGAACAACACGCGCGGCCAGGTCGGCAACGGCAGCACCGGCTCGGTCGACGTACCGACTCGTGTCGCCGGCCTCTCGAACGTCACCGCGGTCTCCACGTCGCACACGACGTCGTGCGCCATCGCCTCCGGCTCCGCCTACTGCTGGGGAAACAACGCCGACGGGCAGATCGGCGACGGCACCACCACCGATCGGCTGACGCCGACCAGGGTCAGCGGCGTCGGGACCCCGACCTCGATCAGCACCAGCCTCTACTCCACATGCGCAGTGGGCGACGGCGCCGTCTACTGCTGGGGCCAGAACGACGCCGGCCAGCTCGGCGACGGCACCGAACAGAGCCGGACCACCCCACGGCGGATCGATGTGCGTGGGGCGACCGAGGTCTCCACCGCCCCCTACGGCGGTTGCGCGGCCGCCGGCGGCTCGGCCTACTGCTGGGGATCGCGCAGCACCCTGCCGGACCGGAGTCCCGACCGCGTGAACGGGCTGTCCGGTGTCAGCACGGTGACGACCGGATCGGCCAACGTGTGCGCGGTCGCCGCATCGAAGATGTACTGCTGGGGCCTCAACGGCGACGGGCAGCTCGGCAACGGGACCACGACGACCAGCAGCGAACCCCAGCCCGTCCGGTTTCCCGCCTGA
- a CDS encoding penicillin-binding transpeptidase domain-containing protein produces the protein MWRMRTRWTPAVIVAMCAVVTVAGVGCSSGEDDGPRSAAERFLAAYAEREVGEAAAQTDDPTVAETSMDAAWSGLAAEALDTRAGRVRVTGDTAEVEVAYTWALPRGRHWDYDATLRMGRSDEGWAVRWASTNIHPKLGADQRLSLQIVEAPRATVNESDGSEVMVNGTVVGVNFDPTAAAEQGASIAESVTGAVAVLRRFNPSLDEQAITEEVTASGQQYPLARLTHAQFDRLRDRLAIPGVVNNEQAELVSKDPDFAPALLTEVKKVVDTEVAGRAGWRVATINPNGLAADVLADHDADPSPAVSLSLSRTVQNAAQRAVNGANRFQVAMVVVQPSTGRILAVAQNPTADRQGPIATTGLYPPGSTFKMVTAAAAINRKMATPDTAVGCPGEIQIGPRLIPNYDGFALGTVSMLRAFAQSCNTTFAKLASEMGPSDLAHAAAAMGVGQQYEIAGLDAVSGSVPIENELVARSEDGFGQGKVLVSPLGLALVAATVANGSKAPVPQLILGKPTKVEGPTPTMAPEVYEQLRPMMRAVITSGTASVIDGQGAVFGKTGEAEFAGGSHAWFAGYRGDLAFATLVVRGGDSNNAVAVTRDFFGGLGPGYAVR, from the coding sequence ATGTGGCGCATGCGAACTCGATGGACCCCGGCGGTGATCGTCGCGATGTGTGCTGTCGTGACCGTGGCAGGCGTCGGCTGCTCGAGCGGTGAGGACGACGGTCCGCGCAGTGCCGCCGAGCGCTTCCTGGCCGCCTATGCCGAACGTGAGGTCGGTGAGGCGGCCGCGCAGACCGACGATCCCACCGTCGCCGAGACGTCCATGGACGCCGCCTGGTCGGGTCTGGCCGCCGAGGCACTCGACACGCGCGCGGGCCGTGTCCGCGTGACCGGGGACACCGCCGAGGTCGAGGTCGCCTACACCTGGGCGCTGCCGCGGGGCAGGCACTGGGACTACGACGCCACCCTGCGCATGGGTCGCTCGGACGAGGGCTGGGCCGTGCGTTGGGCGTCGACCAACATCCATCCGAAACTCGGTGCGGATCAACGACTCTCATTGCAGATCGTGGAGGCGCCGCGCGCCACGGTCAACGAGTCCGACGGCTCGGAGGTGATGGTCAACGGCACTGTCGTCGGAGTCAACTTCGATCCGACGGCGGCCGCCGAGCAGGGCGCGTCGATCGCCGAATCGGTCACCGGTGCGGTGGCGGTGCTACGTCGGTTCAACCCGTCGCTGGACGAACAGGCGATCACCGAGGAGGTCACCGCCAGCGGGCAGCAGTATCCGCTGGCGCGTCTGACGCATGCGCAGTTCGATCGTCTCCGCGACCGATTGGCGATCCCCGGGGTCGTGAACAACGAGCAGGCGGAGCTGGTCTCCAAGGATCCGGATTTCGCGCCGGCGCTGCTGACCGAGGTCAAGAAGGTCGTCGACACCGAGGTCGCGGGGCGCGCCGGGTGGCGCGTGGCGACGATCAACCCGAACGGTCTCGCCGCCGACGTGCTCGCCGACCACGATGCCGATCCCTCGCCCGCGGTCTCCCTGAGCCTGTCGCGCACGGTCCAGAACGCCGCCCAGCGAGCGGTCAACGGCGCCAACCGCTTCCAGGTCGCGATGGTCGTCGTGCAACCGTCCACCGGGCGCATCCTCGCGGTGGCCCAGAACCCCACCGCCGATCGGCAGGGTCCGATCGCGACCACCGGCCTGTATCCGCCCGGATCGACCTTCAAGATGGTCACCGCGGCCGCGGCGATCAACCGCAAGATGGCCACCCCGGACACAGCCGTGGGCTGCCCCGGCGAGATCCAGATCGGGCCGCGCCTGATCCCCAACTACGACGGCTTCGCGCTGGGCACCGTGTCGATGCTGCGGGCCTTCGCGCAGTCCTGCAACACCACCTTCGCCAAACTCGCCAGCGAGATGGGCCCGTCGGACCTGGCACATGCCGCCGCGGCGATGGGTGTGGGCCAGCAGTACGAGATCGCCGGCCTCGACGCCGTGTCCGGCTCGGTGCCGATCGAGAACGAGCTGGTCGCCCGCAGTGAGGACGGCTTCGGGCAGGGCAAGGTGCTGGTGTCGCCGCTGGGGCTCGCGCTGGTCGCGGCGACGGTCGCGAACGGCTCCAAAGCCCCGGTGCCGCAGCTCATCCTGGGAAAACCGACGAAGGTCGAGGGGCCGACGCCCACGATGGCGCCGGAGGTGTACGAGCAGCTGCGGCCGATGATGCGCGCCGTGATCACCAGCGGTACCGCCTCGGTGATCGACGGTCAGGGCGCGGTGTTCGGCAAGACCGGTGAGGCCGAGTTCGCGGGCGGTTCGCACGCGTGGTTCGCCGGCTATCGCGGCGACCTCGCGTTCGCCACCCTGGTGGTGAGAGGCGGCGACTCCAACAACGCGGTGGCCGTCACCCGCGACTTCTTCGGCGGACTGGGACCGGGATACGCGGTGCGCTAG
- a CDS encoding GNAT family N-acetyltransferase, whose translation MLKLLGDKPLGARDAPAVERVLTSDPVAMCMVAARFETHGINPRLLGGELWTAHNPLSSLCFSGANLIPLTGAPEDLDYFSDRAVAGPRACSSIVGRADLVLPMWEQIEPVWGPAREVRPAQPLLALMTCSAVPTDPLVRLVTLDDLDAYMPAAIDMFIGEVGVDPTTGDGGRSYRRRLASLISAQRVFARFDGPDVVFKAEIGSLSRRVGQIQGVWVSPERRGEGLGLGGTAAVAEAVSAHGRIPSLYVNSFNVTARAVYERIGFTEVGVFATVLVD comes from the coding sequence TTGCTGAAGTTGCTGGGCGACAAGCCGCTCGGCGCGCGAGACGCGCCCGCCGTCGAACGTGTCCTCACCTCTGACCCGGTCGCCATGTGCATGGTCGCGGCCCGCTTCGAGACCCACGGGATCAATCCGCGCCTCCTCGGCGGCGAGCTGTGGACCGCGCACAATCCGTTGTCGTCGCTGTGTTTCTCCGGCGCCAACCTGATCCCGCTCACCGGCGCACCCGAGGACCTCGACTACTTCTCCGACCGCGCCGTGGCGGGCCCCCGGGCCTGCTCGTCGATCGTCGGCCGCGCCGACCTGGTGCTGCCGATGTGGGAGCAGATCGAACCCGTCTGGGGCCCGGCCCGGGAGGTGCGGCCCGCGCAGCCGCTGCTCGCGCTCATGACGTGCTCGGCCGTCCCGACAGATCCGCTGGTGCGCCTGGTCACCCTCGACGACCTCGACGCCTACATGCCCGCCGCTATCGACATGTTCATCGGCGAGGTGGGTGTCGATCCGACCACCGGCGACGGCGGCCGCTCCTACCGGCGGCGTCTGGCGTCGCTGATCTCCGCACAGCGGGTGTTCGCCCGCTTCGACGGGCCCGACGTCGTGTTCAAGGCCGAGATCGGGTCGCTGTCGCGACGCGTCGGTCAGATCCAGGGTGTGTGGGTCTCGCCCGAGCGGCGAGGTGAGGGTCTCGGGCTCGGCGGCACCGCCGCGGTCGCCGAGGCGGTCTCCGCGCACGGCCGGATCCCCAGCCTGTACGTCAACAGCTTCAATGTGACCGCCCGGGCGGTGTACGAGCGCATCGGATTCACCGAGGTGGGCGTCTTCGCCACCGTCCTCGTGGATTGA
- a CDS encoding FecCD family ABC transporter permease, with product MAPTSGPAPGASEDTHRVRNTAVVVSMLVATVVLVIISAGTGKVGVPPLEVLGSLAHHFHLDVGPLPSHPNGEGALWNVRFPRIVLGLFVGAALGAAGCLLQGVLANPLAEPGIIGVSSGAAVGACLMIVLAGGTAAGGGAAGNWALAGAAFLFGLITAAAVYVLSLRDGSSSAIMLVLTGIAVNAFAAGIIAYLTFVATTAAREQIIFWQLGSLAGRTWGEIWVVAPLVVAGVGACLFLVHKLDLLALGDIQAASLGVNVESVRRQAIVLVAILTAAAVAFAGIIAFVGLVVPHVMRLIVGPRHAILLPTSVIGGALVITAADLAARTMLGDADLPLGMFTSLIGGPVFFILLRRSRHAGAGW from the coding sequence ATCGCCCCGACATCTGGTCCCGCCCCCGGTGCAAGTGAAGACACGCATCGCGTGCGCAACACCGCGGTGGTCGTCAGCATGCTCGTCGCCACCGTCGTCCTGGTGATCATCTCGGCGGGCACCGGCAAGGTCGGGGTGCCGCCGCTGGAGGTCCTCGGGAGCCTCGCCCACCACTTCCACCTCGACGTCGGCCCGTTGCCCTCGCATCCGAACGGCGAAGGCGCACTCTGGAATGTGCGGTTCCCGCGTATCGTGCTCGGCCTGTTCGTCGGCGCGGCACTCGGCGCGGCGGGCTGCCTGCTGCAGGGCGTGCTGGCCAATCCCCTGGCCGAGCCGGGCATCATCGGGGTCTCCTCGGGCGCCGCGGTCGGCGCCTGCCTGATGATCGTGCTCGCCGGCGGAACCGCGGCCGGCGGCGGTGCGGCGGGCAACTGGGCGCTGGCCGGGGCGGCCTTCCTCTTCGGCCTGATCACCGCGGCCGCGGTCTACGTGCTGTCGCTGCGGGACGGCTCGTCGTCGGCGATCATGCTGGTGCTCACCGGGATCGCGGTCAACGCCTTCGCCGCGGGCATCATCGCCTACCTCACGTTCGTCGCGACCACGGCCGCCCGTGAGCAGATCATCTTCTGGCAACTCGGGTCGCTCGCCGGACGCACCTGGGGTGAGATCTGGGTGGTGGCGCCCCTCGTGGTCGCCGGCGTCGGCGCCTGCCTGTTCCTGGTGCACAAACTCGACCTACTGGCCCTGGGTGACATCCAGGCGGCGTCGCTGGGTGTCAACGTCGAATCCGTTCGCCGACAGGCGATCGTGCTGGTCGCGATCCTCACCGCGGCCGCGGTCGCCTTCGCCGGGATCATTGCGTTCGTCGGGCTGGTGGTACCGCACGTGATGCGCCTCATCGTCGGTCCGCGGCACGCCATCCTGTTGCCCACGAGCGTGATCGGTGGCGCACTGGTCATCACCGCCGCCGACCTCGCCGCCCGTACGATGCTCGGCGACGCCGACCTCCCGCTGGGCATGTTCACCTCCCTGATCGGCGGGCCGGTCTTCTTCATCCTGCTGCGGCGCAGCCGACATGCCGGAGCCGGCTGGTGA
- a CDS encoding heme ABC transporter ATP-binding protein — protein MSATADTPGIRPAGIRAEDIHVVLGGREVVRGVSLEVHPGELVALVGPNGCGKSTLLSVLSGTRAPRSGRVHIDGRDAATTPMRELARHRSLVTQQNRVDTPFTVAEVVAMGRYPWLRTPRAVDSPAAIADAMKICELRDIADRPFAQLSGGQQARVSLARALAQDTPVMMLDEPTAALDIHHQEQVLDVLRLHRDAGNAVLLVVHDLTLAAAYADRVAVMKDGELLAIGPTSEVMTVDLLTRTYDHPVEVIDHSGRKVILPVRVS, from the coding sequence GTGAGCGCCACGGCCGATACACCCGGAATCCGTCCGGCCGGAATCCGGGCCGAGGACATCCACGTCGTCCTCGGCGGTCGCGAGGTGGTGCGCGGGGTGTCCCTCGAGGTCCATCCGGGCGAGCTGGTCGCCTTGGTCGGCCCCAACGGTTGCGGCAAATCGACACTGCTGTCGGTGTTGTCAGGGACCCGCGCCCCGCGCAGCGGGCGCGTCCACATCGACGGCCGCGACGCCGCCACGACGCCGATGCGCGAGCTCGCCAGGCATCGGTCGCTGGTCACCCAGCAGAATCGCGTGGACACGCCGTTCACCGTGGCCGAGGTGGTTGCGATGGGCCGCTACCCGTGGCTGCGTACGCCGCGTGCCGTCGACTCCCCCGCCGCGATCGCCGACGCGATGAAGATCTGCGAACTGCGCGACATCGCCGACCGCCCGTTCGCCCAGCTCTCCGGTGGTCAACAGGCCCGGGTGTCGCTGGCTCGTGCGCTCGCCCAGGACACCCCGGTGATGATGCTTGACGAGCCGACCGCCGCCCTCGACATCCATCACCAGGAGCAGGTCCTCGACGTCCTGCGGCTGCATCGCGATGCGGGCAACGCGGTACTCCTCGTCGTGCACGACCTGACACTGGCCGCGGCCTACGCCGACCGCGTCGCGGTGATGAAGGACGGCGAGCTGCTCGCGATCGGACCCACGTCCGAGGTGATGACCGTCGACCTGCTGACCCGGACCTACGATCACCCCGTCGAGGTCATCGACCACAGCGGCCGCAAGGTGATCCTGCCCGTCCGGGTGTCCTAG
- a CDS encoding heme/hemin ABC transporter substrate-binding protein, with translation MGSRPLRALSVVLLTVLTVSGCFVTPIEQDRHSPGAHLRSGPQTATLSQTDVIPVADNPQPRLPATVESVRYGRVTVTDASRIVAVDINGTLGNTVFALGLGSRVVGRDTSTAFPSAVSRPVVTNRGHSLDAEAVLALAPTVVLVSESTVPTTAVDQIRASGIAVVVFPAIRDLASNDALMRRVAAALGVRDEGEKLIARTDSQVEAARELVPDLSGDPTMAFLYIRGRNLLLLAGPGSGADDLIESLGGDDAGAAADLTGAFTAISAEAMITADPDVIIVMTQGADTVGGPEGVMTLPGVEDTEAGRHGRIVQMDESKILAFGPDVGLVLAALAKSIYT, from the coding sequence GTGGGCAGCAGACCGTTACGCGCGTTGTCGGTGGTGCTGCTGACCGTGCTGACCGTCTCAGGGTGCTTCGTCACCCCCATCGAGCAGGACCGCCACTCCCCCGGCGCGCACCTACGATCCGGCCCGCAGACCGCGACCCTGTCGCAGACGGACGTCATCCCGGTCGCCGACAACCCGCAACCCCGCCTGCCCGCGACCGTCGAGTCGGTGCGTTACGGCCGGGTCACCGTCACCGACGCCAGCCGCATCGTCGCCGTCGACATCAACGGCACCCTGGGCAACACGGTCTTCGCGCTCGGACTCGGGTCGCGCGTCGTCGGGCGCGACACGTCGACCGCGTTCCCCTCGGCGGTCTCACGTCCGGTGGTGACCAACCGCGGGCACAGCCTCGATGCGGAGGCGGTACTCGCCCTCGCACCGACTGTCGTGCTGGTCAGCGAGTCGACGGTGCCGACGACGGCGGTCGACCAGATCCGGGCCTCCGGGATCGCGGTCGTGGTGTTCCCGGCCATCCGCGATCTCGCCTCCAACGATGCCCTGATGCGTCGGGTCGCCGCGGCGCTCGGGGTCCGCGACGAGGGGGAGAAACTCATCGCCCGCACCGACTCCCAGGTCGAGGCCGCACGTGAGCTGGTCCCCGACCTCTCCGGCGATCCGACGATGGCGTTCCTCTACATCCGGGGCCGCAACCTCCTGCTGCTCGCCGGCCCCGGATCGGGCGCCGACGACCTCATCGAGTCACTCGGCGGCGACGACGCCGGTGCGGCCGCGGACCTCACCGGGGCGTTCACCGCGATCAGTGCGGAGGCCATGATCACCGCCGACCCCGATGTGATCATCGTCATGACACAGGGCGCGGACACCGTCGGGGGCCCCGAAGGTGTGATGACGCTCCCGGGGGTCGAGGACACCGAGGCCGGCCGTCACGGGCGGATCGTGCAGATGGACGAGAGCAAGATCCTGGCCTTCGGCCCAGACGTCGGGCTCGTCCTCGCCGCACTCGCGAAGTCGATCTACACGTGA